In Candidatus Hydrogenedentota bacterium, the genomic stretch GCGCGAAGCAGAACCGGTCTTGATTTGTCCCGCATTAATGGCTACAGCGATATCGGCGATGGTAGCGTCTTCCGTTTCGCCGCTGCGGTGAGAAATCACAGTCGTATAGCCCGCACGATGCGCCATTTGACAGGCGTCCAAAGTTTCGGAGAGCGTACCGATCTGGTTCACTTTAACCAAAATACTGTTACCGACACCTTCTTTGATGCCCCGTTCGAGATATTCCACATTGGTCACGAAAAGGTCATCGCCGACGAGCTGAATTTTATCGCCCAGTGTATCGGTCAGCTGTTTCCAACCGGTCCAATCCGCTTCATCAAGACCGTCCTCAATAGAAACGATAGGATATTTGGCAACCCAATCCGCCCAATAGGCGATCATTTCTTCGGCTGTATTTTCAACGCCTTCAGCGTCCAAGCGATACTTGCCATCCTTGTAGAATTCACTGGAGGCAGCGTCTAGGGCGAGGAAAATATCTTTACCCGCTTCGTAGCCAGCCTGCTTGATGGCCTTCAAAATCACTTCGATAGCTTCCACGTTGGAGCCTAAGGACGGTGCAAAGCCACCTTCATCGCCCACGGAGGTATTGAGACCTTTGCCTTTGAGGACGTCTTTCAGGGCGTGAAAAACTTCCGCGCCCATGCGGAGCGCTTCTTTGAAACAGCATGCGCCAAAAGGCATAATCATAAATTCTTGAACGTCCACATTATTGTCGGCATGTTCGCCGCCATTTAAGATGTTCATCATCGGCACGGGCAGTACATGGCCATTCACGCCGCCGATATATTGGTACAAAGGCAGTTCGAGAGCGGCAGCGGAGGCTTTCGCCGTGGCAAGAGATATGCCGAGCATGGCGTTAGCACCCATGTTGCTCTTCGTTTTGGTGCCGTCCAGTGCGATCATGGTTGCATCGATATCACGTTGGCTCAACGCGTCCATACCGATGAGTTCGGGCGCCAACACATCATTTACATTGGCAACCGCATTCTCAACACCCGCACCCTGATACCGTTCTTTATCACCATCGCGCAATTCCAAGGCTTCATTGGTTCCTGTGGAAGCACCGGAGGGTACAGCTGCGCGGCCCATGACGCCGGAGGACAAAAAGACATCTACTTCCACCGTTGGTTTTCCACGGGAGTCCAGTATTTCACGACCTTCAATTCCGATAATTCTTGTCATTTGATGGGTTCCTTTATACGCTATACTTTATTTTTTGTACTGCAAGCGGATGCGTGCAGGGGACTTTATTATGCAGTTCGGATTGTCCTAACTTAAAGGACTAAAAAATCTTTTTTCTGCAGCTGTGTTTTTTTATTACCTGCGGTACGCTATAACAAACCACGGCTGCGCCGCTCTTGCCTATACTAAATGAGGAGCTTCACATTATTCCGTTTGCGAAGTGTTCCCATCCACTGACGATAGCGCAGACCGGCGATTTTGTTGCGCACCAAGGGTTCCAATTCTGTGCGCACCTCGTTAAAGGGCTTAGAACCCGCTTCTTGGAATTCTTCCACGCGCAGCAAATGCACGCCAAACTCCGTTTCCAAGACTTCGCTCATCTGCCCGGGCTGCAGCGCTTGTATCGCGCTGCCTAAGGGCTCGACCAAGTCTTCCGGTTTTGTCCAGCCCATCATACCGCCTTCATTGGCTTCTGGGCCTTGGGAGTTTTTCCGCGCCAGTTCTTCGAAATCAGCACCGCCTTCAATTTCGGCGCGCAGAGATGCCAGCCGTTCACGGAGCGCGTCTTTGTCGCCCGTACCGCCGCCGCTACTCAAGAAGATACGGCGCACGCGATATTGTGCGGGGAACTCATATTTGGCAGCACTCTCTTCGTAGTATTGGCGCAGATCATTTTCCGAGACCACCGCTTCTTTTTCGAACTCACGCCGCTTTGCCATGCCCACAGACATGGCCATCATCTGGCGGCGCATCCGCTCTCTAAAATCGCGAACCGTGAAGCCGGCGGCGTCCAAAGCCTTTTGAAAACTTTCCGTTGAATCGTACTGTTTGCGAATTTCAGTAATCTGCTTTTCAACATCAGCATCGCTGATTTCAACGCCTGCCTTTTTCGCTTCTTTGTATAGGATAAAATGTTCGATTGCCTGCTCAAGCGCCTCTTTAAATAAAGGCTCCATAGGATCTTCGCCGGCGTCGCTCATAGCGGCAGTACCGTTCTCCTGCAATTTAGGGAGAATCTCCTGCATAATATCGCTTTGCAATATGGGCTCTCCGCCGACAATGGCAACAACGCCGTCCGTATAGATAGGCTCGGCATTCGTGCCGAGACATACCATCAAAAAGGCAAGCAATAGCAGGCTGAAGTACCTGAACATCAGCTTGTTCATGAACCGTCTCCTATAGAATTACAAAGATCGGGCGCTGCGAAGCTTATCCGATTTGTTCGCTTTCTTCTTCCACGAGGGAGGCATCATCATCAATGTGAAGGAATTCTTCAATGTCATCAACGGGAAGTTGTGCCCGCGAACTTTGATAATGTTTACTGCCCGTACCTGCAGGAATTAAGTGACCGATAATCACATTCTCTTTGAGTCCTTCCAGGTAGTCGTATTTACCGCTGATCGAAGCGTCTGTAAGCACACGGGTTGTCTGTTGAAAGGATGCAGCAGCAACGAAGCTATTCGTGCTGAGCGCCGCTTTCGTAATTCCCTGAAGCATAGGTTCCGCTTCTG encodes the following:
- the eno gene encoding phosphopyruvate hydratase, producing MTRIIGIEGREILDSRGKPTVEVDVFLSSGVMGRAAVPSGASTGTNEALELRDGDKERYQGAGVENAVANVNDVLAPELIGMDALSQRDIDATMIALDGTKTKSNMGANAMLGISLATAKASAAALELPLYQYIGGVNGHVLPVPMMNILNGGEHADNNVDVQEFMIMPFGACCFKEALRMGAEVFHALKDVLKGKGLNTSVGDEGGFAPSLGSNVEAIEVILKAIKQAGYEAGKDIFLALDAASSEFYKDGKYRLDAEGVENTAEEMIAYWADWVAKYPIVSIEDGLDEADWTGWKQLTDTLGDKIQLVGDDLFVTNVEYLERGIKEGVGNSILVKVNQIGTLSETLDACQMAHRAGYTTVISHRSGETEDATIADIAVAINAGQIKTGSASR